One genomic segment of Roseofilum capinflatum BLCC-M114 includes these proteins:
- a CDS encoding FtsK/SpoIIIE domain-containing protein, whose product MIDIREAAYSINEINSIGEVIKHAELINPPGLTGYLPHSFETHLQDNDFSLLNFLQRAGYQDLILEISLKTHNPATEPTHWKPALDDLVERLNKSEHRKNHETNQALQLYRKYQNHYANTQLFTYNIKALGKNSTDTFAILQTLLELTTPNTTKRIPPILTFQPGDARFQEHLKATETVQLVHTLDWEGWQTETGKQLQQKLIKDTIQSGGILSSLDDGSLSFPTISSRSTFSQPQQPTLSASTNANPNPNSSDLVLRKDSSLAKIFQPQHPKVEHLKPLQRLTTYEEIQGFLQFFTPPPSTTTTNPPTLSAEEIFNQYKHLITSDTYIIGLDDNSNPVTSSWAEIPHRLIAGLPGSGKTNFINWLIFQFLYINPKRKIYIADFGGVDFQFLKRLPLAVEIVDTPEDCQKLVETIHEQEYEQRLQLMQEHEVDNLKSLREEGVDIDRTLWVIDEAADIADESSKLKNSIEKYLKQYARKGRKYGIQVLYCTQRPTTEVITKQVTDQCEEKVVFRVSADSSQRILYDTIAGDIPKNAPGRAWLDGSAGKLFVNVPKMDKPQGTKIPISKTLWRYFESK is encoded by the coding sequence TTGATCGATATTCGTGAAGCGGCTTATTCTATTAATGAGATAAATTCCATCGGCGAAGTCATTAAACATGCAGAATTAATCAATCCACCCGGATTAACTGGATACCTACCCCATAGTTTTGAAACCCATTTACAAGACAATGACTTTTCCTTACTCAACTTCCTACAACGCGCCGGATATCAAGACTTAATCTTAGAAATTTCCCTAAAAACCCATAACCCTGCAACCGAACCCACCCATTGGAAACCCGCACTCGACGACTTAGTAGAGCGCCTCAACAAAAGCGAACATCGCAAAAACCATGAAACCAACCAAGCGCTCCAACTCTACAGAAAATATCAAAATCATTACGCCAACACTCAGCTTTTCACCTACAACATCAAAGCATTAGGAAAAAATTCCACCGATACCTTTGCCATTCTGCAAACCCTACTCGAACTCACTACTCCCAACACCACCAAACGCATCCCCCCCATTCTCACCTTTCAACCCGGTGATGCTCGATTCCAAGAGCATTTAAAAGCCACCGAAACCGTGCAACTTGTCCACACTCTAGACTGGGAAGGTTGGCAAACAGAAACCGGTAAGCAACTCCAACAAAAACTAATCAAAGACACCATTCAATCCGGTGGCATCCTCAGCAGCTTAGATGATGGTTCCCTCAGTTTTCCCACCATTTCCTCCCGTTCCACCTTCTCTCAACCCCAACAACCCACCCTCTCTGCCTCCACTAATGCCAACCCTAACCCCAATTCCAGCGATTTAGTCTTACGAAAAGATTCATCCCTCGCCAAAATCTTCCAACCCCAACATCCCAAAGTCGAACACTTAAAACCCCTACAGCGACTCACCACCTACGAAGAAATCCAAGGCTTCTTGCAATTCTTCACTCCTCCCCCATCCACCACAACCACCAACCCACCCACCCTATCCGCAGAAGAAATCTTTAACCAATACAAACACCTGATTACCTCAGACACCTACATCATCGGACTCGATGACAACAGTAACCCAGTCACCTCCAGTTGGGCCGAAATTCCCCATCGCCTAATTGCAGGTTTACCCGGTTCCGGAAAAACCAACTTCATCAACTGGCTCATCTTCCAATTCTTATATATCAACCCCAAGCGAAAAATCTATATCGCTGACTTTGGCGGCGTTGATTTCCAATTCCTGAAGAGACTTCCCTTAGCGGTCGAAATTGTCGATACGCCTGAAGATTGCCAAAAGCTAGTTGAAACCATTCATGAACAAGAATATGAACAACGTTTACAACTGATGCAAGAGCATGAAGTTGATAATCTCAAATCACTTCGGGAAGAAGGGGTAGACATAGACCGTACTCTCTGGGTCATTGATGAAGCGGCTGATATTGCCGACGAATCGAGTAAATTGAAAAACTCTATCGAAAAATACCTCAAACAATATGCTCGCAAAGGTCGAAAATATGGGATACAAGTCCTCTATTGTACCCAGCGACCCACGACTGAAGTGATTACCAAACAAGTCACCGACCAATGTGAAGAAAAAGTCGTATTTAGAGTTTCCGCCGATTCTAGCCAACGCATTTTATATGATACCATTGCCGGAGACATTCCCAAAAATGCTCCCGGTCGAGCCTGGTTAGATGGTTCTGCGGGTAAACTGTTTGTGAACGTTCCCAAAATGGACAAACCTCAAGGAACAAAAATTCCGATATCAAAGACCCTCTGGCGCTATTTTGAATCTAAGTAA